In Mycetocola spongiae, the genomic stretch TGCCCGCGCCAAGACCGTGATCGCCCTCGCGCGTACGCTCGCGGACGGCCTGGAGCTCGGGCCCGGGGCGGATCCTGTGCGCGCCCGCGCGGGCCTGCTTGCGGTGCCGGGAATCGGGCCGTGGACCGCCGATTATCTGGGCGTCCGGGTGCTCGGGGACCGCGATGGTTTTGTTCCGGGCGACCTGGTGCTGCGCCGCGCACTCGGCTCGATCCCGGCGCGCGAGGCCGAGGAGCGCTCCCGGGTATGGCGACCGTATCGCGCGTATGCGCTGATGCACCTGTGGACCGCCGCGGCCTATTAGGCCGGGCGCGCCACCGCCGCCGCGGCGGCCAGCCCCGATTCCACGGCCCCCTCGATCCACGCGGGCAGGCGCGAGCAGTGATCCCCGGCAAAAAATATCCGGCCCTCCTCCCCCAGGACATCGTCCTGGAGCGCTGTGAGCTGACCCGGTTCGGTCAGCGCATAGGCGCCCATCGAAAAGCGGTCATTTGACCAGGCATAGGACGCACCGTATTCGCATTCGGCGGCGGCCCCGGGATGCACCTGAGTGATATCCAGCAGCGCGCGCCGCACCCGATCCTCGGGTTCCAGCGCACCCCATTGCAGGGCGTCCTGGCCCCAGGTATAGCTTGCCAGCAGCAGTGCGCGCCTCCCCGGCCCCGCGGTATGCGCCGGATATTGGATGCGCCGCACCGGCAGATCCGTGGCGGTGGCCCCGCCGCCCTCACCCACGCGCTCCTGCCAGAGCGGGGATCGAAACTGCAAAAAAATCTTGGTGGCCGCGTCATAGTGCAGTTGGCGGATGGCGCGCATCTTGCCCGCGGAGAACACCGGGTTCAGCTCGATTCCGCGCAGCACCGAGAACGGCAGCGTACAGATCAGGGCCTCCGCACTAAACTCCCGCTCCCCGCCCGCCGTGCGCGCCCGCACCCGCACGCCGCGGCCGTCCTGGCCGATCGAGAGCACCTCGGTGCCCAGCCTCACCCGCGCACCCAGTTCGGGTAAAAACGCCCGCGGCAGGGAGTCCATACCCGCGGGCAGCTCCAGTAGATCGCCGTAGAGGTCGTCGAAGGATTCCCGGAACTCCTGGATCACCGACGTATTCAGCGTGGACTCGGTGAAGGACACCACCCCGTATTGTTCGATCGCTGCCTCCGACCAGCCGCGCGAACGCAGAAACTCGCGCAGCGAATAGCGGTCATAGCGCCGCACAAACTCGCGCGGGCTCAGCTCCCGATATTCCGCGCGCACCTCCCGCACCGTGTGTTCCCAGAGCCGGTGTACCCCGAGGGCGCGCTCATGGGGGCTCAGCGGAAACGATGGATCGGCCTCAAACGGGGTGGGCTCGCCCGGCCCGCTCAGGCGCTCGCGTGCAAAAACCGTATTGCGCGCGCCGGGGGCCAGCGGCCGCGCCTCGAGGCCAAAGCGGCGCACGAGCCCCAGCGTCAGGCTATGGCGGCGCGGGATGCGCATCGCCCCGGCCTCGGCGATCAGGCCCGGGGCCCAGTCGCGCAGCGTATGAATGCGGCCGCCCACGCGCGTGCGGGCCTCCAGGATCAGCGGATCATAGCCGCGCCGCACGAGGTCATCGGCGGCGGTTAATCCGGCCATGCCGGCACCGATCACCAGAATGCGGGCCCCGCGGGAGAGGAGTGGAAACATGATGCGCCACCAACCGATCTCGGCTGCGCGGGCGCCCCGGACATCCTCATCCGCAGCGGGCCACGGCGCGTATCTGCCGTGACCCCAGCCTAGGCCGTGCCCCTCCCGCAGGGGAAGGGCTGTTTATGCGTCAAACTCGCGCAGGCCCGCCGCCACCTCGGGGGAGGCAAATGCGTGTACCCGCGTGCCGTCCTCGGCATAGTCCAGCGAGATGACCCGGCCGCGGCGGTGCAGCAGCGAGATCGCGTCGCCGCGATCGTAGGGCACCAGCAGGGTGAGTTCCACCGAGGGGCTTGGCAGCAATTCGGAGATGCGCGCGAGGATCTCCTCCACGCCCTCCCCCGAACGCGCCGAGGCGAAGATCGCGCGCGGCTCCAGGCCGCGCAGGACCAGGCGCTCGTCCTCGGAGACCAGATCGGCCTTATTAAACACCACGATCTCGGGCACGTCCCGCGCGCCGACATCGCCAATCACATCGCGCACCGTGGTGAGCTGGGCGGTGGGATCGGGATGCGCGGCATCCACGACGTGTACGATCACATCGGCATCACCCACCTCCTCCAGGGTGGAGCGGAAGGCCTCAACCAGCTGATGCGGCAGATTACGCACAAAACCGACGGTATCGGTGAGGGTATAAACCCGGCCATCCTCGGTTTTATTCTTGCGCACCGTGGCGTCCAGCGTGGCAAAAAGCGCGTTCTCCACGAGCACCCCGGCGTGGGTGATCCGGTTCAGGAGGCTGGACTTGCCGGCGTTGGTATATCCGGCAATGGCCACCGAGGGCACCTCAAAGCGCTCACGATTGGCCCGCTTGGCCTCGCGCGCGGGCTCAAAGCCCTTGATTTGGCGGCGGAGCTTAGCCATCCGAATGTGGATATGGCGGCGATCCAGCTCCAGCTTGGTTTCACCGGGACCGCGCGAACCCATTCCCGCGCCACCCACCTGGCCACCGGCCTGGCGCGACATCGAGTCGCCCCAACCGCGCAGGCGCGGCAGCAGATATTGCAGCTGCGCAAGCTCCACCTGGGCCTTACCCTCGCGGCTCTTGGCATGCTGGCTGAAAATATCGAGGATCACGGCGGTGCGGTCGATGACCTTCACCTTCACCACATCCTCCAGGGCGCGGCGCTGGCTCGGCGAAAGCTCGGTATCGGCCACCACCGTATCGGCGCCGAGCGCCTTCACGATTCCGGCGAGTTCGGCGGCCTTACCGCTTCCAAAATAGGTGGACGCATCGGGATTGGGGCGGCGCTGCAGGAGGCCGTCCAGCACCGCGGCACCCGCGGTCTCGGCGAGGGCCGCGAGCTCGCGCAGCGAGTTCTCGGCCTCGTCCTGCTGGCCCTGCGGATAAACACCGATCAGCACCACGTTTTCCAGCCGCAGCTGACGGTACTCAACCTCGGTGACGTCCTCCAGCTCGGTGGACAGCCCGGCCACGCGGCGCAGCGCCTGGCGGTCGGCACGCTCGGACTGATCGCCGTCGCTGCGGGTACCATCGGCACCCTGTCCACGCTGTAGGGCCTCGGCAGAGGAACCAAACAGGCTAAAGCCCTCGGCGCGGGCCTGGGCTCCGCGCAATACGCGGGCTACGGCGTCATCGCCGTCCTCGGCGGGCACACCGGGCACCGCGGAGTCTTCGGGCACGGTTTCCGTGCCGGTGGAGTCGGGATATTCAACAGGGGTCTGATCATCTGAAGTCATTGCTGCCAGCCTAGCCGCTGGGGGCCCGTTTGGGGCCGGAATCCCGGTGAATTTCTCACGCTGAGCGCGAACGTCCCGCGCGGAAATTCGCCGTAATCTCGGGGCGGGGATCAAACACGCGCCGAACCGGGGTCGCCGCGGCGGGGCATTCTCGGTTACGGTCGAGATATGTCCACGGAACACTATTTTGATGCCCTCCCCGGTGGGGATGCCAGCTACCGCCAGATCACGGCCTGGATCGCCGGAGCCGAGCGCGAGGTCACCACCGCCAATAAGGTGTTCTCCCCCGGTCATATCGACGGCGGAACGCGCATCCTCCTGGACGCCGTACCCGAGCCCCCCACCCACGGCAATATTTTGGATCTGGGTGCGGGCTGGGGCCCGATCGCGCTGGAGCTTGCGATCCTGAGCCCCGAGGCCACCATCTGGGCCGTGGACGTGAACGAGCGTGCCCTGGACCTGGTGCGCCGCAATGCCCAGGCGCTGGGCCTGGAAAATATTCGTGCCGTGACCCCGGAACAGGTCCCCGCCGAGATCACGTTTGCCGCGATCTGGTCCAACCCCCCGATCCGCGTGGGCAAGGAGGTGCTGCATAATATGCTGGAGCACTGGCTTCCCCGCCTGGAGGTACAGGGTGAGGCGTGGCTTGTGGTGGCCAAGGACCTGGGCGCGGATTCGCTGCAGCGGTGGATTGCCGAGACACTCGGCGCAGACTTCGAGGTGAGCCGGGTGTCCACCAGCAAGGGCTTCCGGGTGCTGCTGGCCGATCGCGTGGCCTAGCCCACCGGGTTTTCCCCGAGCGCGGCGCCCACCCTGAACGTGCGGTCGCCGCAGGTGATGGTGCAGCCCGGGTCCACCACAAAGCGCTCACCCGGGGTACACGGATAGCTCGCGCCATCCGGATAGTGGATCCGGGTGCCGTTACCCGAGCCCAGGTCCTGCACCCAGAGCTCCCCCTCAAAAATACCGAGGAGCAGGTGCACGCGTGAGACGGAACGCTCGGGGTCGGCTACCTCGATCAGCCGCGGCCGGGTCTCGCCGTCAAGCTCCTCGCCGAGCCCCGCGGCGCTCGGGCGGCGACCCACCACGGTGATTCCCGCGATGATCGGTTCCTGCCCGTCATCGCAGTGCAGTTGATAGCTCACGCTCATGGGCGGGGTCCTTTCGGGGTGGGGTGCTGCCCGCCGGGGGTGGCGCGCGCGAGGGCTCGGGCCTGCCTGGCCGCGCGGATGCGGGCCACGAGGGTGCGCAGTGCGGGCCTGGCCCGGCGCAGCCCATCGCGCAGCCAGAGCCGAAGCGAGCGGGCACGCAGGATGCGCAGCAGCCGCGCCGCCCGGGTATCACCGCGCGCAAGTGCCGCCCGCAGTGCGGGAAGCGCTGCCCAGATCTCGGTGATATCGGGATCGGCGCCGCCGGGAGAGGGGCCCGCCGGTGGTTCCCCGCGGCCCGGAGCGGCGGTCTCGGCGGCGGCCCCGGCAAGGGCAAATACATGGCGGTCGATGCGATCGGTCAGCGCCCGCGCGAGCGCCCGATCCTCCGCGGTGGGTTCCTCCCGCTCGACCCACGCCGCTATCACCTCGCGCCGGGTGGCGGCGGCGGGCACCCTCACCCCGCGGTCGAGGATCTCATCGCGCACCTCGTTCCACGCACCCGCCGGGGTCAGATCGCGCAGATCCGCGCGCCGACGCATCCGCCGGCGCAGTTCGCCGCCCAGCAGCGAGCCCCAGAGCGGCGCGGTCAGGAGCGCAAGCACGGTGGCGAGCGGCAGCAGGATCGCGAGCACGGCGCGGAGAATCTGCAGCCAGGCCGGGTCCTCCGCGGGCGGTTTATTTTGGTCCTCATTGCGGCGCTGAGCCTGATTATCCTCGGGATCCAGGGGCCGCGGCGGGATGACCGTCTCGGGGCGGGGCTGCACCACCTCGGGGTCCTTATGGATCTCGGGAATCGGCCGCACCTCGGGCACCGGGTCGATCCCCACCCACTCGCCGCCGCGATCCTGCACCTCGGTCCAGGCCGTCAGATCGGCCCCAAATACCTGCTCGCCCGTGGGCGCATAGCCCAGCACAACCCGCGCCGGAAACCCGAGCTCGGCGGCGATCACCGTGAGCGCGGCGGCGTATTGTTCGGCATCGCCGAGCATCGGGGTGGCCGTGGCCAGCCGGTTCAGCCGCGCCACCGAGTGCCCCGGCAGGCTTGCGGGTTCCCCGGGGCCGCCGTGGCTGATATAGCCCTCGCGCAGCCAGCGGGTGGCCGCAAGCAGCGCCCCTCCCGCGGTCTCGGTGGGAGCCGAGCGGGAGCGCGCGGCGGCCAGGAGATCCTCGGGCACACTCGCCGAGGTTGATACCCGGTCGGGCCCGGGGTGCAGCGTGTCGATGCGGGTATCCTCGGCGAGGGGCCGGGACGCTCCCAGCGCCGTATAGTCGAGGCCCGCTCCGGGGCCCGTGCGCACCGCGCCGGCCGCGAGCCGCGGGCTAAAAAAGAACTCGCGCTGATATTCCGCGGCGTGCTCACCCCGGAACTCCACGCGGGAGACCCCCTCGGGCAGCGGCAGCCAGACGCCCTGCGCCCGCGCGAGGCGAATCCGCACCCGCTCCCGCCCCTCCTGCACCCCGGGGACGCTCACCGGGATGCGCTGAAACCCCGCGTATTCCTCGTTAGTGGTGGTATCGCCGATCCGAAATACCTGGCCGTCATAGTGGTCCAACACCGCCAGGCGCAGGCGCTCACCCGCGGGCAGCCCGGTTACGGTGAGCAGCTCGGCCGAGGCCTGCGGGGCCTCGACCCAGCGGCGATAGCCCACGAGGGGGCTCACCTCGCCGCGCGGATCAAACGGGATTCCCACGGCCTCACGCAGCACCGCACGCTCGGGCAGGAGGTTGCCCCGGGCCGCGACCGAGCCGCCCACCGCCGCGGAGATCCCCAGCAGTACCACGGCGGCGATCACGCGCCGGCCCTGCCCCGGCGCGCGGCGCGCACCGCGCGCGGTTTTGCCCGGGAGCGAATGCCAGAGCGCCCAGCCCAGCGCGCATAACATCAGGAGAGTCCCGGACCACGCGGCCTCCGGCGCAATCCTGGTACCCCACAGCACACTCACGGTCCAGATCCCCAGGGCCGGCAGCAGCGACCAGCCCACCGCGCGGCGGCGCGCCAGCAGCGTGAAGGCCAGAAAACTTGCGGCATAGATCAGAATAAACGGCGGAACCAGCAGGCCCTGGAACGTGCCCAGCGGGGGCTGCACGGTGAGGAGTTGCTTCCAGCCGGACGTGGCACCATCGGCAAAAACTCGCAGCGGCGCTATCGGGCCGCCGCCCCAAAAATCGGGCACCGCGAGGAGGAACCCCGCAAACAGTCCCGCCAAAAACGCCGGGGCCAGGCCCGAGAGCACCGACCAGCCCCGCCGCGCCCAGGCCAGCGCCAGCCCACCCGGGATCAGCACGGCCCCGAGCACCACATATCCGAGGTGGATATCGCGATAGATCCCCCATAGCGGCGCGGCCGCCGCGAGCAGCAGCGCCGCGAGCGATATTGCATCGCGGGGCGCCACCCTGCCCGCCCCGGCGCGGAAACGCGCGGCCACCCGGGCTCCCCGCCCGCCCCGCCTCATCGCCGCATCACCCCGGCCATCAGGTGCCGCAGATCCTCCAGATAGCCGATGCTCACCACGTGCAGTCCCTCAATTTTTTGCAGGCGCGGACGCTCCCCGGGCCGACAGACCACGGCCACAATCTGGGTTCCCGCCGGTAAGCGCAGCGACCAGGAGCGCAGCTGACGCACCGAGACCGCCGATCCACACAGCAAAAAAACAAGCGAGATGCCGTTGAGGGTGGCCGCGGCGAGCGCCGCAAGCTGCCCCAGACCCACCGTGCTGTTATCCCAGCGCAATTCGCTCAGGCCGTCCAGGAGCAGCGTGCCGGTGCGGGAGGGAATGGGGAGCGGTTCGCGCACCTCGCGGTCGAGGCTCGCCTCGGTGGGCGGACCGGTCACTACCGAGAGATCGC encodes the following:
- a CDS encoding flavin monoamine oxidase family protein; this encodes MFPLLSRGARILVIGAGMAGLTAADDLVRRGYDPLILEARTRVGGRIHTLRDWAPGLIAEAGAMRIPRRHSLTLGLVRRFGLEARPLAPGARNTVFARERLSGPGEPTPFEADPSFPLSPHERALGVHRLWEHTVREVRAEYRELSPREFVRRYDRYSLREFLRSRGWSEAAIEQYGVVSFTESTLNTSVIQEFRESFDDLYGDLLELPAGMDSLPRAFLPELGARVRLGTEVLSIGQDGRGVRVRARTAGGEREFSAEALICTLPFSVLRGIELNPVFSAGKMRAIRQLHYDAATKIFLQFRSPLWQERVGEGGGATATDLPVRRIQYPAHTAGPGRRALLLASYTWGQDALQWGALEPEDRVRRALLDITQVHPGAAAECEYGASYAWSNDRFSMGAYALTEPGQLTALQDDVLGEEGRIFFAGDHCSRLPAWIEGAVESGLAAAAAVARPA
- the hflX gene encoding GTPase HflX, coding for MTSDDQTPVEYPDSTGTETVPEDSAVPGVPAEDGDDAVARVLRGAQARAEGFSLFGSSAEALQRGQGADGTRSDGDQSERADRQALRRVAGLSTELEDVTEVEYRQLRLENVVLIGVYPQGQQDEAENSLRELAALAETAGAAVLDGLLQRRPNPDASTYFGSGKAAELAGIVKALGADTVVADTELSPSQRRALEDVVKVKVIDRTAVILDIFSQHAKSREGKAQVELAQLQYLLPRLRGWGDSMSRQAGGQVGGAGMGSRGPGETKLELDRRHIHIRMAKLRRQIKGFEPAREAKRANRERFEVPSVAIAGYTNAGKSSLLNRITHAGVLVENALFATLDATVRKNKTEDGRVYTLTDTVGFVRNLPHQLVEAFRSTLEEVGDADVIVHVVDAAHPDPTAQLTTVRDVIGDVGARDVPEIVVFNKADLVSEDERLVLRGLEPRAIFASARSGEGVEEILARISELLPSPSVELTLLVPYDRGDAISLLHRRGRVISLDYAEDGTRVHAFASPEVAAGLREFDA
- a CDS encoding class I SAM-dependent methyltransferase, which gives rise to MSTEHYFDALPGGDASYRQITAWIAGAEREVTTANKVFSPGHIDGGTRILLDAVPEPPTHGNILDLGAGWGPIALELAILSPEATIWAVDVNERALDLVRRNAQALGLENIRAVTPEQVPAEITFAAIWSNPPIRVGKEVLHNMLEHWLPRLEVQGEAWLVVAKDLGADSLQRWIAETLGADFEVSRVSTSKGFRVLLADRVA
- a CDS encoding FHA domain-containing protein produces the protein MSVSYQLHCDDGQEPIIAGITVVGRRPSAAGLGEELDGETRPRLIEVADPERSVSRVHLLLGIFEGELWVQDLGSGNGTRIHYPDGASYPCTPGERFVVDPGCTITCGDRTFRVGAALGENPVG
- a CDS encoding transglutaminase family protein, with protein sequence MAPRDAISLAALLLAAAAPLWGIYRDIHLGYVVLGAVLIPGGLALAWARRGWSVLSGLAPAFLAGLFAGFLLAVPDFWGGGPIAPLRVFADGATSGWKQLLTVQPPLGTFQGLLVPPFILIYAASFLAFTLLARRRAVGWSLLPALGIWTVSVLWGTRIAPEAAWSGTLLMLCALGWALWHSLPGKTARGARRAPGQGRRVIAAVVLLGISAAVGGSVAARGNLLPERAVLREAVGIPFDPRGEVSPLVGYRRWVEAPQASAELLTVTGLPAGERLRLAVLDHYDGQVFRIGDTTTNEEYAGFQRIPVSVPGVQEGRERVRIRLARAQGVWLPLPEGVSRVEFRGEHAAEYQREFFFSPRLAAGAVRTGPGAGLDYTALGASRPLAEDTRIDTLHPGPDRVSTSASVPEDLLAAARSRSAPTETAGGALLAATRWLREGYISHGGPGEPASLPGHSVARLNRLATATPMLGDAEQYAAALTVIAAELGFPARVVLGYAPTGEQVFGADLTAWTEVQDRGGEWVGIDPVPEVRPIPEIHKDPEVVQPRPETVIPPRPLDPEDNQAQRRNEDQNKPPAEDPAWLQILRAVLAILLPLATVLALLTAPLWGSLLGGELRRRMRRRADLRDLTPAGAWNEVRDEILDRGVRVPAAATRREVIAAWVEREEPTAEDRALARALTDRIDRHVFALAGAAAETAAPGRGEPPAGPSPGGADPDITEIWAALPALRAALARGDTRAARLLRILRARSLRLWLRDGLRRARPALRTLVARIRAARQARALARATPGGQHPTPKGPRP